A stretch of Triticum aestivum cultivar Chinese Spring chromosome 1D, IWGSC CS RefSeq v2.1, whole genome shotgun sequence DNA encodes these proteins:
- the LOC123181915 gene encoding pentatricopeptide repeat-containing protein At3g22470, mitochondrial — protein MPYLTRHIPRLRLIRSLSSAHLRDHHFLLRFAALAKELSDQPAPLPLPSRPQSPHPYDYNRLMSAHAALDAAGGAGAGADRALHLLDEMRSVLQRRPDAACFTTVAAALSAASRPKAALAVLEAMALDGVTPDTVACTVLVGVYACHLGRFDAAYEVVGWMTENGVAPDVVTYSTLICGLCSAGRVAEALGVLDLMLEEGCHPNAHTYTPIMHAYSATGMIHEAKKLLDSMIAAGCAPSTATYNVLIKALCKVGAFEEVEVLLEESSSKGWTPDTITYSTYMDGLCRSGRLDKSFALVDRMLSKGLHPNEVTLNILLDGVCRTSSAWAAKWLLECSADIGWDASVVNYNTVMRRLCDERKWLAVVKLFTDMSKKGIAPNSWTFNIVVHSLCKLGKLHNALCLMGSEGFVASVITYNTLIRHLSLLGKSNEVYLLLHDMIEEGIAPNETTYILVIDCLCREEKFLAALSCFYRSLEDGFSPSVVTSIVRGLIVGGKFGELHTLIGWILGQGFAIDVYLYRVVIIAFCKKGYCQGTEMYKVCHILERMLSLR, from the coding sequence ATGCCCTACCTCACTCGTCACATTCCCCGCCTCCGCCTCATTCGCTCCCTCTCCTCCGCTCACCTTCGAGACCACCACTTCCTCCTGCGCTTCGCTGCCCTCGCCAAGGAGCTCTCCGACCAGCCGGCGCCCTTGCCTCTCCCGTCCCGGCCGCAGTCCCCGCACCCCTACGACTACAACCGCCTCATGTCCGCGCATGCCGCGTTGGATGCTGCTGgcggggccggcgccggcgccgaccgCGCCCtccacctgctcgacgaaatgcgcaGCGTCCTCCAGCGCCGCCCTGACGCCGCCTGCTTCACCACAGTCGCGGCAGCTCTCTCAGCTGCCTCCCGCCCAAAGGCCGCTCTCGCCGTGCTAGAAGCAATGGCCTTGGACGGTGTCACGCCCGACACGGTGGCATGCACGGTCCTGGTCGGGGTGTACGCCTGCCACCTGGGGCGGTTCGACGCCGCGTACGAGGTCGTCGGGTGGATGACGGAGAATGGTGTGGCCCCAGATGTTGTCACTTACTCGACTCTGATATGTGGGCTGTGCAGTGCCGGGCGGGTGGCCGAAGCTCTGGGCGTGCTGGACTTGATGCTGGAGGAAGGATGCCACCCGAATGCGCACACATATACACCTATCATGCACGCGTACAGCGCTACTGGGATGATTCATGAGGCCAAGAAGCTGTTGGACTCGATGATTGCTGCTGGATGTGCTCCAAGCACGGCTACTTACAATGTCTTGATTAAAGCTCTTTGCAAGGTCGGAGCTTTTGAGGAAGTAGAGGTGCTTCTTGAGGAGAGCAGCTCAAAAGGGTGGACGCCGGATACAATCACATACAGCACTTACATGGACGGGCTATGCAGATCTGGTAGGTTAGATAAGAGCTTTGCATTGGTCGATAGGATGCTATCCAAGGGGCTGCATCCTAATGAGGTTACTCTGAATATCCTTCTTGATGGCGTTTGTCGCACCTCAAGTGCGTGGGCTGCGAAATGGCTTTTGGAGTGCAGTGCAGACATTGGATGGGATGCCAGTGTTGTCAACTATAACACCGTGATGAGGAGGCTTTGTGATGAGCGGAAATGGTTGGCTGTTGTCAAGCTGTTCACTGACATGTCGAAGAAGGGCATAGCTCCAAATAGCTGGACTTTCAACATCGTAGTCCACAGCCTCTGTAAACTTGGGAAGCTTCACAATGCACTTTGCTTGATGGGGAGTGAAGGGTTTGTTGCCAGTGTTATCACATACAATACATTGATCCGTCATCTCAGTTTGTTGGGGAAATCTAACGAGGTCTACCTCTTGCTTCATGACATGATTGAAGAGGGCATTGCCCCCAATGAAACCACCTACATTCTTGTGATTGATTGTCTATGTAGAGAGGAGAAATTCTTGGCTGCTCTTAGCTGTTTCTACCGATCACTAGAGGATGGTTTCTCTCCGTCTGTAGTTACAAGTATTGTACGAGGTCTCATTGTTGGTGGTAAGTTTGGCGAGTTGCATACTTTGATTGGGTGGATTCTTGGACAAGGCTTTGCAATAGATGTGTACTTGTACCGAGTAGTGATCATTGCTTTTTGTAAGAAAGGATACTGTCAAGGCACAGAAATGTACAAAGTCTGTCATATATTGGAAAGAATGCTCAGCTTGAGATGA